In Branchiostoma floridae strain S238N-H82 unplaced genomic scaffold, Bfl_VNyyK Sc7u5tJ_1582, whole genome shotgun sequence, one genomic interval encodes:
- the LOC118408401 gene encoding damage-control phosphatase ARMT1-like: MEHATLPDSLSAKFKGSFAYKTVKDRIPSILVKVIDVLARNYGKFKEDYGEEGVEDAKGVVGRLSGLRNEMQTDKPVLPLTDGRADVKLWNRYLEEVSAVQGSPPSWFTSAWLYVECYMYRRIQQAFEDSTILRTFDPFRAQKEAGLLNSESPIQSLASYVQQATQDPSTLSQQDIHTLFNQLIQVNLWGNKCDLSISGGTENYQKHDPIQQLSSLRPFIIVDQTDQIWNRINQPGASKRVDLIVDNAGFELFSDLVFAEMLLATKLADVVHFHLKAMPWFVSDALRGDFMWTLDVLRASGHAAVSHYGNLWHERVKDGTWVLCEHDFWTCPHDYSKMEAVAPDLYADLARSHLIVFKGDLNYRKITGDLKWAHTVPFSEALRGFLPSALCTLRTLKADLIVGLEEGQAERIEREAEEASDWMVSGNWAVVQYCEQL, from the exons ATGGAGCATGCCACGCTTCCTGACAGTTTGTCAGCCAAGTTCAAAGG GTCCTTTGCCTACAAGACCGTGAAGGACCGCATACCGTCCATTCTGGTCAAGGTCATCGATGTGCTGGCCAGGAACTATGGCAAGTTCAAGGAAGACTACGGAGAG GAAGGAGTGGAGGATGCTAAGGGTGTGGTTGGCCGACTGTCAGGGCTGAGGAACGAAATGCAGACAGATAAACCTGTTCTTCCCCTGACGGACGGCAGGGCAGACGTCAAACTCTGGAACAG GTACCTAGAGGAGGTGTCTGCGGTACAGGGTAGTCCACCAAGTTGGTTCACCTCAGCCTGGCTGTATGTGGAGTGTTATATGTACCGCAGGATCCAGCAGGCATTCGAGGACAG CACCATCCTGAGGACCTTTGACCCCTTCAGGGCCCAGAAAGAGGCTGGCTTGTTGAACTCGGAGTCTCCAATCCAGAGTCTGGCTTCCTACGTACAACAGGCCACCCAGGACCCCAGCACACTGTCACAACAGGACATACACACATTGTTCAACCAGCTTATACAG GTGAATCTCTGGGGTAACAAGTGTGACCTGTCCATCTCAGGTGGTACAGAAAACTACCAGAAACATGACCCAATCCAGCAGTTATCCAGCCTCAGACCCTTCATCATTGTCGACCAGACCGACCAGATCTGGAACAGGATCAACCAACCAGGAGCCTCCAAACGGGTGGATCTGATTGTGGACAACGCCGGGTTCGAGCTCTTCTCGGACCTGGTCTTCGCAGAAATGCTGCTTGCAACAAAACTAGCGGATGTCGTACATTTCCACCTGAAGGCAATGCCGTGGTTTGTGTCTGACGCATTGCGCGGCGATTTCATGTGGACTCTTGACGTTCTGAGGGCGTCCGGCCACGCGGCGGTGTCTCACTACGGGAACCTGTGGCACGAGCGCGTGAAGGACGGCACCTGGGTCCTCTGCGAGCACGACTTCTGGACGTGTCCGCACGACTACAGCAAGATGGAGGCGGTGGCTCCGGACTTGTACGCCGACCTGGCGAGATCCCACCTCATCGTGTTCAAGGGCGATCTGAACTACCGTAAGATTACCGGCGACTTGAAGTGGGCGCACACGGTCCCGTTCAGCGAGGCTCTGCGGGGGTTCCTGCCGTCAGCGCTGTGCACGCTGCGTACGCTCAAGGCCGATCTGATCGTGGGGTTGGAGGAGGGTCAAGCGGAACGCATCGAGAGAGAGGCGgaggaagcatctgattggaTGGTTAGTGGGAACTGGGCTGTTGTCCAATATTGTGAGCAGCTTTGA